A window of the Paenibacillus woosongensis genome harbors these coding sequences:
- a CDS encoding NUDIX hydrolase, giving the protein MEQHIKKPIANYLDNVPALKKPIHWKQVSSQFKLGKDFDEALVSNISMIPFIGSKCVVMQLDNGRWELPGGTMEPGESYFECLRREMLEELGAEISNFEVFGHFYCYSSAEEPYRPHIPHPNFIRLMGLGEVRIVSEPLNPADGEMVVSVEEVSLDDAVRRFESIGRFDIADLYRLAYSIKTGLGEN; this is encoded by the coding sequence ATGGAACAACACATAAAAAAGCCTATCGCTAATTACTTGGATAACGTACCTGCATTGAAAAAGCCTATCCACTGGAAACAAGTGTCTAGCCAATTCAAGCTTGGCAAGGATTTCGATGAGGCTTTGGTGAGCAATATAAGCATGATTCCGTTTATTGGCTCAAAGTGTGTGGTCATGCAATTGGATAATGGCCGATGGGAGCTGCCGGGCGGAACGATGGAACCTGGGGAGAGCTATTTCGAGTGTTTAAGAAGGGAAATGCTTGAGGAGTTAGGTGCGGAGATAAGCAACTTTGAAGTGTTTGGGCACTTCTATTGCTATTCCAGTGCAGAGGAGCCATATCGGCCGCATATCCCTCATCCCAATTTTATTAGATTGATGGGCCTGGGAGAAGTAAGGATCGTTTCGGAGCCGCTGAATCCGGCTGACGGTGAGATGGTTGTCTCCGTGGAAGAAGTTAGTTTAGACGATGCGGTTAGAAGATTCGAATCGATCGGTCGATTCGACATCGCTGATCTGTATAGGCTTGCTTATAGCATAAAAACCGGTTTGGGAGAGAACTGA
- a CDS encoding GMC family oxidoreductase, translating into MKGKSSFDYIVIGTGPAGAVIAKTLTDDKKTSVLVIEAGENHDKDKPIMDSSFALELEENFFPNYFWQGEGIPQENLDDRSFEWTTGRLSGGGSSINGEQYVRPTTAVLREWEQLLGPIWSPDKAIRRFKRLENYNGETDNVEARGFHGRIDIRQAPSEPTPLADKLVLAIEQATGFPSILDYNDPDTPLGPFTRWQLYQKPNGDRESSSTAFLSSDIVTSSGRGKNGRKLTVYYKTTALRVLFDRKRAIGVELLKEGKFIKVYSRKKVIISAGINSAQLLMLSGIGPAKSLKAAGIPVIVHNPNVGQRLKNHTLNSAVFTTNPDDAALPSNDSDALYTGGAFLPDPTGTKPDRRAVQLIGIGSDGMLTIAILYLRPKSRGSITIQNNDPLNIVLADEGFLSDPRDMEAVKNIYKIYIKKIAAELASVDPSIRLVTPSLDVIDDDMQLEQFIKENFDHNHHQQSFLRMAPRNKGGVVDRLGNVHGVKDLIVADASLIPFTVDGNTSAAAFLIGYTIANQLRNRSKIAERAEE; encoded by the coding sequence ATGAAAGGGAAATCATCTTTTGATTATATCGTTATAGGTACAGGACCAGCAGGCGCAGTCATCGCCAAAACGCTTACAGATGATAAGAAAACTTCTGTACTCGTCATCGAAGCGGGCGAAAATCATGATAAAGACAAACCCATTATGGATTCAAGCTTTGCTCTGGAACTGGAGGAGAACTTTTTCCCCAATTACTTCTGGCAAGGAGAAGGCATCCCTCAAGAGAACCTGGATGATCGATCTTTTGAATGGACAACCGGCCGCCTCTCCGGCGGCGGATCTTCCATTAACGGTGAGCAGTATGTGCGTCCAACCACAGCGGTGCTTAGAGAGTGGGAACAGTTACTCGGCCCCATTTGGTCCCCGGATAAAGCCATTCGTCGATTTAAACGACTAGAAAATTATAATGGTGAAACCGATAACGTTGAGGCGCGCGGGTTTCACGGAAGAATAGACATCAGGCAAGCGCCTTCGGAACCAACGCCCCTGGCGGATAAGCTCGTCCTCGCCATTGAGCAAGCCACCGGATTTCCTAGCATTCTTGACTACAATGATCCTGATACTCCACTCGGTCCATTCACCCGCTGGCAATTGTATCAAAAGCCAAATGGAGACCGGGAAAGCTCGTCAACCGCTTTTCTGTCCTCCGATATCGTGACATCCTCTGGCCGAGGCAAGAATGGACGTAAACTAACCGTTTACTATAAGACAACAGCCCTTCGCGTGCTTTTTGACCGCAAACGGGCTATAGGCGTAGAGTTATTAAAAGAAGGGAAGTTCATTAAAGTATATTCGCGAAAAAAAGTGATCATTTCAGCAGGAATCAATAGTGCCCAATTGTTAATGCTATCGGGGATAGGACCCGCCAAATCGCTAAAAGCAGCGGGAATACCTGTCATTGTTCATAATCCGAACGTAGGCCAAAGACTAAAAAATCACACATTAAACTCCGCGGTATTTACAACGAACCCCGATGATGCTGCACTGCCTTCCAATGATTCGGATGCGCTATACACAGGAGGAGCCTTTTTGCCTGACCCCACTGGAACAAAACCTGACCGTAGAGCCGTACAACTGATTGGAATCGGTTCGGATGGCATGTTAACCATCGCGATTCTATATTTGCGGCCTAAGAGCCGGGGATCGATTACCATTCAAAATAATGATCCGCTAAACATTGTGTTGGCTGATGAAGGATTTCTGTCAGATCCAAGAGACATGGAAGCAGTTAAAAATATTTATAAAATATATATCAAAAAAATTGCAGCCGAACTGGCAAGCGTAGATCCTTCTATCCGTCTCGTAACACCGAGTTTGGATGTTATAGATGATGATATGCAGCTAGAACAATTTATTAAGGAAAACTTCGATCATAATCATCACCAGCAGAGCTTCCTTCGGATGGCCCCAAGGAACAAGGGCGGAGTCGTTGATCGTCTAGGAAATGTGCACGGGGTAAAGGATTTAATCGTCGCCGACGCCTCCCTCATTCCATTTACGGTGGACGGCAATACTTCTGCCGCTGCGTTCCTTATCGGATATACGATTGCTAATCAATTACGTAATCGTTCTAAAATTGCGGAACGGGCCGAAGAATAA
- a CDS encoding putative holin-like toxin, with the protein MLYFSLMFMFGMFILALLTYMKKK; encoded by the coding sequence ATGTTATACTTTTCCCTAATGTTCATGTTCGGCATGTTCATTTTGGCGCTTCTTACCTACATGAAAAAGAAATAG